The following DNA comes from Kluyveromyces lactis strain NRRL Y-1140 chromosome E complete sequence.
TTAGATGGTTAGTAGTATTCATACCAAAGGATGCCATTTTGAGTTGTAGTGGATAATGAAACTATTGGATGGTTCAATTGGTAATCGGTATGCGAACTTCGACTAGTTAAGTAAATTACTTACGGTATTCCccttggtttcttctatCTGACATATAAGTTAACGTAGAATAATAATTAATATGTCGTCGGATCCAAATGGGAAGATTGaacgaagaaaaattcTGCCTGTATACTTTTTGGATTGGGCTTCTAATCACTAAATGTTGGACTGGATATTCATCAAGTTTGGTAGTAGGGGCTTGGCCTAGAGGGTTAGTAGTATTAACGTAATTGAATGCCATGCTGACTTGTagttgttaatgaaataaatggATAATTAAATTGGTGATCGACTAGTTAAGTAAACGACTTACGGTGTtctccttggtttcttccATCTGACATATAAGTTAGTGTAGAACAGTAATTAATATGTCGTCAAATCCAGATGGgaaattggatgaagaaaccatctacttatatacttttcaGATTGGGCTTCCAATCACCAAACGCTGCAGCCTTGATCCTAGTTCGTCTCAGCCTCAGCTTCTTATTTAGCATTGGTTCAATAACTGGCGCCTTAGAAGTGCTCCTACAACGCCAGGGAACAACAAACGGATAGTAAATAGGCAATTGATGTCAAATACAGATAATATGAGAGTATGGGGAAACCCATCTGTTCAGGGTAACACTGGCCGTAGATTCGGGGTCTCGGCACATCACGGTGTGCTTGTCGGAATAGATTGGggaagagaaaaaaatcaaagtGTACGTTTAAGATCCAAAAATTGTGGTGAGATATCTGCTTTTTAGTATGGGGGTGGTCAATATGGAAGAATAAACGTCTGACCCGTACATATCTGTGTGTGGATCATACGGGAACGGTATCGTATGTGAATAATTAGGGTCCTACTCCCTTTTATGCCGAGATTTAAAAATAGACAGCGGTAAAGATCCCCATTAGTCCTCCAAGAGACAAATTAATAGGACCCTTACTTGGATCTCATGATTTTCTACATGGtttacatatataaagatATTATGAGAGGAAGTTTATGTCGGCGAATCAGTAGGATTTTAATTTGGTTTAGTAGCAgattatttcaattggattgTTGAAATAAAGTATTTAGAACCAACAGTTCTTAcaacaattgaagatgCTCGCTAAAACTTTGGCTTTGTTATTCTTTGCCGTGCAAACTTGCGTTAGGGCCCAAAGTCTCGAAGTTCCGCAAGTCGAACCTATTACCACTGAAACCACTGTATTCTCGAGAGGACCGGGACAGATCACTACAACTTATTCCACGGAAGTTGTGACTGACGATGGCACCATTCCAACCGTTATGACTATCTACTATGTCCAGATCCCttattttgatgatgacgattATGTTACTGAGGAGACCATCGTGACCACTGAATACACAGTGTGGACAGGCACTTATACTACTACATATTCCACTGAGGTTTTGACTCTAAGCGGTGGCCCTATACCGACTGTTAAAACCATTTACAAGGTGCAGACCCCAGACACGTCAGATGATGGCGGGGATGATGGCACTGAAACCACGACCACCACTGAAACCACAGAGTATACTGTATGGACTGGAACGTACACCACCACTTATTCTACCGATGTGCTATCTGAAACCGGTGATGATGGTATCGCTACCGTCAAGACGATTTACAAGGTGCAGACTCCAGACGGCacagatgatgatggtgGTGCCGATGATGAAACTACCGCTACCACTGAAACTACACAATACACTGGCTGGACTGGTGCTTACGCTACTACTTATTCCACTGACGTCTTGACTGAAACCGGCGAAGACGGTTATCCGACTATCAAGACTATCTACTTAGTCCAAACACCTTTATCTTTCTCGAATACAACAGATGGCGATGATGATAAGACTTCAGATGATAATGGTGATGATAACACTACTGATGACGAAGGCAGAACCACCCTTGAGCCACCAACCACCTCTACAGACACTACGACTGATCAAGATGACAATAATAATGGAGGACAAACTTCAACTCCGTCAGGTTTAACATCGGACTCGACCTCATCAAGAGTTTCTACTGATGGTCCAGGCACCACATTTGAAGGTGGTGCTACAAGGGTACTAGCTACTTCTGTCTTTGTTGTATTGTTGGCTCTATTATGATTTAGTTTTGgtgtttgaagaaaattgtctttcatttgattttgaattaCGTTTTTCTCCTATTTTAAAAAGGTATCACAACTACCGTCTACttctaattttttttactgCGATGATTTTAATATAACTGTAACCTTTACTGTTGATGTAGGGTACTTTGTAACACAAAGCGAAGTATTATTAGATTTTATTATCGACCCTCGGGTCATCCTAATTCATAGTGCTTGAAATTATGATGATAATTTAAAGGTATAATGAGGTGAAGTATTTCTCTGAAGTCGTAGCATCACTAGTCCCGAATACTTTTCTGTTtatttttgtatttttacGATGGGATTTACGATTTGAAATGCCAATATGAAAATTATACAAGATGTCAGTATATTGTCTACGGTTGGgatatattcaattgagTTCGAACTCGTTATCCTAGTATCTACAGTTTTTTTCATGTATTGTGTCTCTAGATTGCTTGTTATTATCAACATTACTGGTTGACTGTCCG
Coding sequences within:
- a CDS encoding uncharacterized protein (some similarities with uniprot|P39712 Saccharomyces cerevisiae YAL063C) — encoded protein: MLAKTLALLFFAVQTCVRAQSLEVPQVEPITTETTVFSRGPGQITTTYSTEVVTDDGTIPTVMTIYYVQIPYFDDDDYVTEETIVTTEYTVWTGTYTTTYSTEVLTLSGGPIPTVKTIYKVQTPDTSDDGGDDGTETTTTTETTEYTVWTGTYTTTYSTDVLSETGDDGIATVKTIYKVQTPDGTDDDGGADDETTATTETTQYTGWTGAYATTYSTDVLTETGEDGYPTIKTIYLVQTPLSFSNTTDGDDDKTSDDNGDDNTTDDEGRTTLEPPTTSTDTTTDQDDNNNGGQTSTPSGLTSDSTSSRVSTDGPGTTFEGGATRVLATSVFVVLLALL